One stretch of Amycolatopsis sp. NBC_00345 DNA includes these proteins:
- the nshR gene encoding NshR/TsnR family 23S rRNA methyltransferase has protein sequence MTELEIITEKSDPAVQRILDVTKPSRSSIKTTLIEDAEPLLQCIGAGLGFIEVYGTESVPVPADLLAACAERDIPVRLMDSTVVNHLFKGERKPKIFGIARVPRPGNFEDVKKRAGDVVVLDGVKIVGNIGAIVRTSFALGAAGIVLVDSDLGSIADRRLIRASRGYVFSLPIVLATREEAIEHIRDSGLSLMIFDADGDLAVDDLGKQDERLALLFGSEKTGTSDGFRGIPSTSVSIPMITSAESLNVSVSAGIALHERTRRNVTAG, from the coding sequence ATGACCGAGCTGGAAATCATCACGGAGAAGTCCGACCCCGCGGTGCAGCGGATTCTCGACGTCACCAAGCCGTCGCGGTCCAGCATCAAGACGACGCTGATCGAGGACGCCGAGCCGCTCCTGCAGTGCATCGGCGCGGGGCTGGGGTTCATCGAGGTGTACGGGACCGAAAGCGTCCCCGTGCCGGCCGATCTGCTGGCGGCCTGCGCGGAGCGGGACATCCCGGTCCGGCTGATGGACAGCACGGTCGTCAACCACCTGTTCAAAGGCGAGCGGAAACCGAAGATCTTCGGTATCGCGCGTGTTCCCCGGCCGGGCAATTTCGAGGACGTCAAGAAGCGGGCGGGCGACGTCGTCGTCCTCGACGGTGTGAAGATCGTCGGCAACATCGGCGCCATCGTGCGGACTTCTTTCGCGCTCGGCGCCGCGGGAATCGTCCTGGTCGACAGCGACCTGGGCAGCATCGCCGACCGGCGGCTGATCAGGGCCAGCCGCGGTTACGTGTTCTCCCTGCCCATCGTGCTCGCCACGCGCGAAGAGGCGATCGAGCACATCCGTGACAGCGGCCTGTCGCTGATGATCTTCGACGCGGACGGCGACCTGGCCGTCGACGACCTCGGTAAGCAGGACGAGCGACTGGCCCTGCTCTTCGGCAGCGAGAAGACCGGCACCTCGGACGGCTTCCGCGGCATCCCGTCCACCTCGGTGTCGATCCCGATGATCACCTCGGCGGAGTCGCTGAACGTCTCCGTTTCCGCCGGCATCGCCCTGCACGAGCGCACCCGCCGAAACGTCACGGCGGGCTGA
- a CDS encoding Asp23/Gls24 family envelope stress response protein → MTDTATKSTISAGEMEKSGTGALTSSHGATTIADTVVQKVAGLATREVPGVYDLGGGAARAFSAIRERIPGASASAGQGVSVEVGEKQAAVDLQILVEYGVSIADLSRSVRRNVIGAVEQMTGLEVVEVNINVSDVHIPGEGDDAEESGSPATGRVQ, encoded by the coding sequence ATGACCGACACGGCCACGAAGAGCACGATTTCCGCTGGTGAGATGGAGAAGTCGGGCACCGGCGCGCTGACCTCGTCGCACGGTGCGACGACCATCGCCGACACCGTTGTGCAGAAGGTCGCCGGCCTGGCCACGCGCGAGGTCCCCGGCGTGTACGACCTGGGTGGCGGCGCCGCCCGCGCGTTCAGCGCCATCCGTGAGCGCATCCCGGGCGCGTCCGCCTCGGCCGGCCAGGGCGTCTCCGTCGAGGTGGGGGAGAAGCAGGCCGCGGTCGACCTGCAGATCCTGGTGGAGTACGGCGTCTCCATCGCCGACCTCTCACGCTCGGTTCGCCGCAACGTGATCGGCGCCGTCGAGCAGATGACCGGGCTCGAGGTCGTCGAGGTCAACATCAACGTCTCCGACGTGCACATCCCCGGTGAGGGCGACGACGCCGAGGAGTCCGGCTCGCCCGCCACCGGCCGGGTGCAGTGA
- a CDS encoding Asp23/Gls24 family envelope stress response protein — translation MVDDRGALLISDRTVERIATQAVTEIDGVGGSAARMLGVAVGGEDLDQPAKVTAQVRDGTVTLDVRLSISYPLSVAKTTEAAREHLRRRTTELTGLAVSHVDITVTALHTSAAEPRRVL, via the coding sequence ATGGTCGACGACCGCGGCGCGCTCCTGATCAGCGACCGCACGGTGGAGCGCATCGCCACGCAGGCGGTGACCGAAATCGACGGCGTCGGGGGCTCCGCAGCGCGGATGCTGGGCGTCGCCGTCGGCGGTGAGGACCTTGACCAGCCGGCCAAGGTGACCGCGCAGGTCCGCGACGGCACCGTGACGCTCGACGTCCGGCTCTCCATCAGCTACCCGCTGTCGGTCGCGAAGACCACGGAGGCCGCGCGCGAGCACCTGCGGCGCCGGACCACGGAGCTGACCGGGCTCGCGGTGTCCCACGTCGACATCACCGTCACCGCGCTCCACACCAGCGCCGCCGAACCGAGGAGGGTGTTGTGA
- a CDS encoding DUF6286 domain-containing protein, with the protein MKRRPRRSAPATLAALVILAVCVLAAAVSIQLIVGEKPWISYAAVTGWLHGQRWTDQIPAIVGGVAALLGLVLLLAAVLPGRATVLPLRGDLDSGASRRSYRSTLRVAASTVDGVSGAKLKLGGRRVKAVVTTARGNTDGLTDAVRTAVEQRVGQIDPATPPAVKVRLKTSGSAS; encoded by the coding sequence GTGAAACGTCGCCCCCGGCGCAGTGCGCCGGCCACGCTGGCCGCGCTGGTGATCCTGGCCGTGTGCGTGCTCGCCGCGGCCGTCTCGATCCAGCTCATCGTCGGCGAGAAGCCGTGGATCAGCTACGCGGCGGTGACCGGCTGGCTGCACGGCCAGCGCTGGACCGACCAGATCCCGGCCATCGTGGGCGGGGTGGCGGCGCTGCTCGGCCTGGTCCTGCTGCTCGCCGCGGTCCTGCCGGGGCGGGCGACCGTGCTGCCGCTGCGCGGTGACCTCGACTCCGGGGCCTCGCGGCGCAGCTACCGGTCCACGCTGCGCGTTGCGGCGTCCACTGTGGACGGTGTCAGTGGCGCGAAGCTGAAGCTCGGGGGACGCCGGGTGAAGGCCGTGGTGACGACGGCCCGCGGCAACACCGACGGGCTCACCGACGCCGTGCGCACCGCTGTCGAGCAGCGCGTCGGCCAGATCGACCCCGCCACCCCGCCGGCCGTGAAGGTCCGGCTCAAGACCTCCGGGAGCGCGTCGTGA
- a CDS encoding alkaline shock response membrane anchor protein AmaP, whose amino-acid sequence MTDLNRPARLNRGLLVVLGLVLLAAGGFAVATHFRKLTLLRPDSPLIPGTGLPPTWVLYVVAAAAIVLGLLTLRWLAAQLTRKPRSQVWRFETDPAEGTTALAASVAVEPFVAELAACPGVHDAHATLAGPLTAPRLAAVLSVDQDGDLPEIRRELESTVLPRLRQALDLDELPVTLEFRFSTKTRTARIA is encoded by the coding sequence GTGACCGACCTCAACCGCCCGGCCCGGCTCAACCGCGGCCTGCTCGTGGTGCTGGGACTGGTGCTGCTCGCCGCCGGCGGGTTCGCCGTCGCGACGCACTTCCGGAAGCTCACGCTGCTGCGGCCGGACTCGCCGCTGATCCCCGGCACCGGCCTGCCGCCCACCTGGGTGCTGTACGTGGTGGCCGCGGCCGCGATCGTGCTCGGGCTGCTGACGCTGCGGTGGCTCGCCGCCCAGCTCACCCGCAAGCCCCGTTCGCAGGTGTGGCGCTTCGAGACCGACCCGGCCGAGGGAACGACGGCGCTCGCGGCGAGCGTGGCCGTCGAGCCGTTCGTCGCGGAACTCGCCGCCTGCCCCGGGGTGCACGACGCCCACGCGACGCTGGCCGGTCCGCTCACCGCGCCGCGCCTGGCGGCGGTGCTGAGCGTCGACCAGGACGGCGACCTGCCGGAGATCCGCCGGGAACTCGAGTCGACGGTGCTGCCGCGCCTGCGTCAGGCCCTCGACCTGGACGAACTGCCGGTGACGCTGGAGTTCCGGTTCTCGACGAAGACCCGTACCGCTCGTATCGCCTGA
- a CDS encoding fasciclin domain-containing protein, translating into MKSLRIAGLGVTAVAALALSACGSGTDSGSSASSSAPAPSSSMQAPMPGASDASGGVTTNADVFGPACSQLPQGSAAGSLDSMGPQPVASAASTNPLLTKLVAAVKATDLVDTLNSQPAITVFAPADPAFAALGDAKFTELAQNPTQLAPILQYHVLAKRYDAKGLAAAGGSVTSLDTAGGPLKIEGTGENMTVNGAKILCGNIPTKNATVFVIDKVLTPGTNKN; encoded by the coding sequence GTGAAGTCCCTGCGTATCGCTGGTCTTGGCGTCACCGCTGTCGCCGCCCTTGCCCTGTCCGCCTGCGGTAGCGGCACCGACAGCGGGTCGTCGGCGAGCAGCAGCGCCCCGGCCCCGTCCTCCTCGATGCAGGCCCCGATGCCGGGCGCCTCCGACGCGTCCGGTGGCGTGACCACCAACGCCGACGTGTTCGGCCCGGCCTGCTCGCAGCTGCCGCAGGGCAGCGCCGCCGGCTCGCTGGACTCGATGGGCCCGCAGCCGGTCGCGTCCGCCGCCTCGACCAACCCGCTGCTGACCAAGCTGGTCGCCGCGGTCAAGGCCACCGACCTGGTCGACACGCTCAACAGCCAGCCCGCCATCACCGTCTTCGCCCCGGCTGACCCCGCGTTCGCGGCTCTGGGCGACGCGAAGTTCACCGAGCTGGCCCAGAACCCGACCCAGCTGGCGCCGATCCTGCAGTACCACGTCCTGGCCAAGCGCTACGACGCCAAGGGCCTGGCCGCGGCCGGCGGCTCGGTCACCTCGCTCGACACCGCGGGCGGCCCGCTCAAGATCGAGGGCACCGGCGAGAACATGACCGTCAACGGCGCCAAGATCCTCTGCGGCAACATCCCCACCAAGAACGCCACCGTTTTTGTCATCGACAAGGTCCTCACCCCGGGAACCAACAAGAACTGA
- a CDS encoding ATP-binding protein, whose protein sequence is MSELLPAHHAQPRRTAAPAALAVPVTAVAVGALWVWVTLAVPGGVRVLVAIAGAVTWLLLCGAVFFATRGAARLEQAEDRVRRAEEDARAAQARAGLSDADLSHLVDQTMPAVVARLRDGATAATVFGSMPRPEHDAHERIVRMLVEEVAIGERRRAAATAACANAAGRVQALTTSILADLREIENHCAENMLGDVLKVDHSTAQAGRLADSIAVLTGARSGRRWAKPIRMESILRGAMGRIGAYQRVRVHSTSGAAIAGYAAEDVMHALAELMDNATKFSAPSEEVHVYVEDLHNGAVITIEDGGLGMKPQALVRAEKAVALHEPLDLTSLSGTRLGLAVVGQLGRKHQLHVFFRPSSRGGIGVVMRIPNHLITQPRPEPLPELTPRREELVAAGASRTVWPEEPLPIESGALPKRPRGQTLAASSRPPLTPSPGPRQSRPNGDSGARFGAFQQSRTRKAAPDSPTPDSPEQQPGAEDGD, encoded by the coding sequence ATGTCGGAACTACTGCCCGCACACCACGCGCAGCCGCGCAGGACCGCCGCACCGGCCGCGCTCGCGGTGCCGGTGACGGCGGTTGCCGTCGGTGCGCTGTGGGTGTGGGTGACGCTCGCGGTGCCCGGGGGCGTGCGGGTGCTCGTCGCGATCGCGGGCGCCGTGACCTGGCTTTTGCTGTGCGGCGCGGTTTTCTTCGCGACGCGCGGCGCGGCCCGGCTCGAGCAGGCCGAGGACCGCGTCCGCCGGGCCGAGGAGGACGCGCGGGCGGCGCAGGCCCGGGCCGGCCTGTCCGACGCCGACCTGTCCCACCTGGTGGACCAGACCATGCCCGCCGTCGTCGCCCGGCTGCGCGACGGCGCGACGGCCGCCACCGTGTTCGGCTCGATGCCGCGGCCCGAGCACGACGCGCACGAGCGGATCGTGCGGATGCTGGTCGAGGAGGTCGCGATCGGCGAACGGCGCCGGGCGGCGGCCACCGCGGCCTGCGCGAACGCCGCCGGCCGGGTGCAGGCGCTGACCACCAGCATCCTCGCCGACCTGCGCGAGATCGAGAACCACTGCGCCGAGAACATGCTCGGTGACGTGCTGAAGGTCGACCACAGCACGGCGCAGGCCGGACGGCTCGCCGACTCGATCGCGGTGCTCACCGGGGCCCGCTCCGGCCGCCGCTGGGCCAAGCCGATCCGGATGGAGAGCATCCTGCGCGGCGCGATGGGCCGGATCGGCGCGTACCAGCGGGTCCGCGTCCACTCCACCAGCGGCGCGGCGATCGCCGGCTACGCGGCCGAGGACGTCATGCACGCGCTGGCCGAGCTGATGGACAACGCGACCAAGTTCTCCGCGCCGTCGGAGGAGGTCCACGTGTACGTCGAGGACCTGCACAACGGCGCCGTGATCACCATCGAAGACGGCGGGCTCGGCATGAAGCCGCAGGCGCTGGTCCGCGCCGAGAAGGCCGTCGCGTTGCACGAGCCGCTGGACCTGACGTCGCTGTCGGGCACCCGGCTCGGCCTCGCCGTCGTCGGCCAGCTCGGCCGCAAGCACCAGCTGCACGTGTTCTTCCGGCCGTCGTCCCGTGGCGGGATCGGCGTGGTCATGCGGATCCCGAACCACCTGATCACGCAGCCGCGGCCGGAGCCGCTGCCCGAGCTCACGCCGCGGCGCGAGGAGCTGGTGGCCGCCGGCGCGAGCCGCACCGTCTGGCCGGAGGAGCCGCTGCCCATCGAGTCCGGCGCGCTGCCGAAGCGCCCGCGCGGCCAGACGCTGGCCGCGTCGTCACGTCCGCCGCTCACGCCTTCGCCCGGCCCGCGGCAGTCGCGCCCGAACGGCGACAGCGGCGCGCGGTTCGGCGCCTTCCAGCAGAGCCGCACCCGCAAGGCCGCTCCCGATTCCCCCACTCCCGATTCCCCAGAGCAGCAGCCCGGCGCGGAAGACGGCGACTGA
- a CDS encoding roadblock/LC7 domain-containing protein translates to MNAQNPNLEWLLENLVGNTHGAVHALVLSKDGLKLCHTAGLTVDKADQLAAIAAGVQALSHGASAEFGDGSGGVRNSMTEFHGGILFIVEAGVGAHLAVIAAEDADVGLVGHNMDELVEQIGAFLTAAPRYAPAGPTA, encoded by the coding sequence ATGAACGCCCAGAACCCGAACCTCGAATGGCTGCTGGAGAACCTCGTCGGCAACACCCACGGCGCGGTGCACGCGCTGGTGCTGTCCAAGGACGGCCTGAAGCTCTGCCACACCGCCGGGCTCACCGTCGACAAGGCCGACCAGCTGGCCGCGATCGCCGCCGGCGTGCAGGCCCTGTCCCACGGCGCGTCCGCGGAGTTCGGTGACGGCAGCGGCGGCGTCCGCAACTCGATGACGGAGTTCCACGGCGGGATCCTGTTCATCGTCGAGGCCGGCGTCGGCGCGCACCTCGCGGTGATCGCCGCCGAGGACGCCGACGTCGGCCTGGTCGGGCACAACATGGACGAGCTGGTCGAGCAGATCGGCGCCTTCCTCACCGCCGCGCCCCGTTACGCCCCGGCCGGTCCGACGGCATGA
- a CDS encoding DUF742 domain-containing protein, with protein MIRRAVEEEDPDRLYTVTGGRSRADDVELDLVTLIVTESAPSAGMQSEHVRILRIAERPTSVVEISSELALPVSVVKILLTDLLDSGRVSARHPSSATAGVSIPDSEFLKKVLVGLRNL; from the coding sequence ATGATCCGCCGCGCAGTCGAGGAGGAGGACCCCGACCGGCTCTACACGGTCACCGGCGGCCGCAGCCGCGCCGACGACGTCGAGCTGGACCTGGTCACGCTCATCGTGACCGAGTCCGCGCCGTCGGCCGGGATGCAGTCCGAGCACGTGCGGATCCTGCGGATCGCCGAACGGCCGACGTCGGTCGTGGAGATCTCCTCCGAGCTCGCGCTGCCGGTGAGCGTGGTCAAGATCCTGCTCACGGACCTGCTCGACAGCGGCCGCGTCTCGGCCCGGCACCCGTCGTCGGCCACGGCGGGCGTTTCCATCCCCGACTCCGAATTCCTCAAGAAGGTGCTCGTTGGACTCCGCAATCTCTGA
- a CDS encoding GTP-binding protein: MIVGGFGVGKTTMVRSVSEIRPLSTEETMTQAGIGIDHPGARPAKTTTTVAFDFGRISLDERMVLYLFGAPGQERFWFLWDRLFSGTLGAVVLVDTRRLEDSWYAIDRLEHHGTPFIVARNNFERPTHDLNDVRGALDLSADVPLIDCDARRRDSSKNVLIALVDHLYSLSTARENQP, translated from the coding sequence GTGATCGTCGGCGGGTTCGGTGTCGGCAAGACGACGATGGTCCGCTCGGTCAGCGAGATCCGGCCGCTGAGCACCGAGGAGACGATGACGCAGGCCGGCATCGGCATCGACCATCCCGGGGCCCGGCCGGCGAAGACCACCACCACCGTCGCGTTCGACTTCGGCCGGATCAGCCTCGACGAGCGGATGGTGCTGTACCTGTTCGGCGCGCCGGGGCAGGAGCGGTTCTGGTTCCTCTGGGACCGGCTGTTCTCCGGCACGCTCGGCGCCGTGGTGCTCGTCGACACCCGCCGGCTCGAGGACTCCTGGTACGCGATCGACCGGCTCGAGCACCACGGCACGCCGTTCATCGTGGCGCGCAACAACTTCGAGCGCCCGACCCACGACCTCAACGACGTCCGCGGCGCGCTGGACCTGTCCGCCGACGTTCCGCTGATCGACTGCGACGCGCGCCGCCGCGACTCCTCGAAGAACGTGCTGATCGCGCTCGTCGACCACCTCTACTCGCTGTCCACCGCCCGGGAGAACCAGCCGTGA
- a CDS encoding cytochrome P450 → MADLASTDDFVKLYGTQFQEDPATLYAQIRQQHGGVAPVLLDGDVPAWLVIGYREIHQVTSDNLLYQRDTRRWNQWDNVPEDWPLLPYVAYNPSVMFTEALEHRRRAGAIGDALSAVDQFDLRSHCERIADRLIDTFAGSGEADLIAQFAMQIPLLAIAKMYGMPEADTPALVRDVAISLDVGPDAIPAYVRVQEAMGRLLAGKHQQPGADVPSHMMQHPAQLTDAEIIQDLLVVTAAAQQPTANWIGNTIRLMLTDDRFAMTLSGGRGSVGEALNEVLWHDTPTQNFIGRFATRDTQLGGRRVRAGDLLVLGLAAANADPHVRPDLAGGALGNHAHMSFGHGEHGCPHPAPEVAEVIARTTVEVLLDRLPDLSLSVPVESLVWRPSMWMRGLESLPVTFTPTYVASPA, encoded by the coding sequence GTGGCCGACCTGGCGTCCACGGACGACTTCGTGAAGCTGTACGGGACGCAGTTCCAGGAGGACCCGGCGACCCTGTACGCGCAGATCCGGCAGCAGCACGGCGGCGTCGCCCCGGTGCTGCTCGACGGCGACGTGCCCGCGTGGCTGGTCATCGGCTACCGCGAGATCCACCAGGTGACCAGCGACAACCTGCTCTACCAGCGCGACACCCGGCGCTGGAACCAGTGGGACAACGTGCCCGAGGACTGGCCGCTGCTGCCTTACGTCGCCTACAACCCGTCGGTCATGTTCACCGAGGCGCTGGAGCACCGCCGCCGCGCGGGCGCGATCGGTGACGCGCTTTCGGCGGTGGACCAGTTCGACCTGCGCTCGCACTGCGAGCGGATCGCGGACCGGCTGATCGACACCTTCGCCGGCAGCGGCGAGGCGGACCTGATCGCGCAGTTCGCCATGCAGATCCCGCTGCTCGCGATCGCCAAGATGTACGGCATGCCGGAGGCGGACACCCCGGCGCTGGTGCGCGACGTCGCGATCTCGCTCGACGTCGGCCCGGACGCGATCCCCGCGTACGTCCGCGTGCAGGAGGCGATGGGACGGCTGCTGGCCGGCAAGCACCAGCAGCCCGGCGCGGACGTGCCGTCGCACATGATGCAGCACCCGGCGCAGCTCACCGACGCGGAGATCATCCAGGACCTGCTGGTGGTCACGGCCGCGGCGCAGCAGCCGACCGCGAACTGGATCGGCAACACGATCCGGCTGATGCTGACCGACGACCGGTTCGCGATGACGCTGTCGGGCGGGCGCGGGAGCGTCGGCGAGGCCCTCAACGAGGTGCTCTGGCACGACACCCCGACGCAGAACTTCATCGGCCGCTTCGCGACGCGCGACACCCAGCTCGGCGGCCGCCGCGTCCGCGCGGGCGACCTGCTGGTGCTCGGCCTGGCCGCCGCGAACGCCGACCCGCACGTGCGCCCGGACCTGGCCGGCGGCGCGCTGGGCAACCACGCGCACATGTCGTTCGGGCACGGCGAGCACGGCTGCCCGCACCCCGCGCCCGAGGTCGCCGAGGTGATCGCCAGGACCACCGTCGAGGTGCTGCTGGACCGGCTGCCCGACCTCTCGCTGTCCGTGCCGGTGGAAAGCCTGGTGTGGCGGCCGTCGATGTGGATGCGCGGGCTGGAGTCCCTGCCGGTCACCTTCACACCGACTTACGTGGCCAGCCCGGCGTAA
- a CDS encoding cytochrome P450: protein MTTARHAPDILSPEFAADPYAAYDIMLEDEPLIWHEGMQSYIVSRYDDVARAFREPVFTTDNYGWQLEPAHGRTILQMSGREHSIRRALVVPAFRGNELEQKFLPVIKRNSQQLIDGFRHRGHADLVADYARHFPINVIVDMLGLDQSDHERFQIWYTSIIGFLGNLSQDPEVAAAGVRTREELSAYLIPIIRQRRENLGEDLLSTLCAAEVDGTSMSDEDIKAFCSLLLAAGGETTDKAIASLFRNLLAHPDQLDAVRGDHSLIPKAFAETLRHTPPVHMIMRQPAEDIEIAGQPIRAGSTVTCLIGAANRDPRRFSNPDAFDIFRGDLPTETAFSAAASHLSFALGRHFCVGALLAKSEIEVGVAQLLDAMPDLRLDEGAAPVEKGVFTRGPASLPVRFTAN, encoded by the coding sequence ATGACCACGGCCCGTCACGCGCCGGACATTCTTTCCCCAGAATTCGCAGCCGATCCGTATGCCGCGTACGACATCATGCTCGAGGACGAGCCGCTGATCTGGCACGAAGGCATGCAGAGCTACATCGTTTCCCGGTACGACGACGTGGCCAGGGCGTTCCGCGAACCCGTTTTCACCACCGACAACTACGGCTGGCAGCTGGAGCCCGCGCACGGGCGCACGATCCTGCAGATGAGCGGGCGCGAGCACTCGATCCGCCGGGCGCTGGTCGTCCCCGCGTTCCGCGGCAACGAGCTGGAGCAGAAGTTCCTGCCGGTGATCAAGCGCAACTCGCAGCAGCTGATCGACGGGTTCCGCCACCGCGGGCACGCCGACCTGGTCGCGGACTACGCGCGGCACTTCCCGATCAACGTGATCGTCGACATGCTGGGCCTCGACCAGAGCGACCACGAGCGTTTTCAGATTTGGTACACGTCGATCATCGGCTTCCTCGGAAACCTCAGCCAGGACCCCGAAGTCGCCGCGGCCGGGGTGCGCACGCGCGAGGAGCTGTCCGCCTACCTGATCCCGATCATCCGGCAGCGGCGGGAAAACCTCGGCGAAGACCTGCTTTCCACGCTCTGCGCGGCCGAGGTCGACGGCACCTCGATGAGCGACGAGGACATCAAGGCGTTCTGCAGCCTGCTGCTCGCCGCCGGCGGCGAGACGACCGACAAGGCCATCGCCAGCCTGTTCCGGAACCTGCTCGCCCACCCCGACCAGCTGGACGCGGTCCGGGGCGACCACAGCCTGATCCCGAAGGCGTTCGCCGAGACGCTGCGCCACACGCCGCCGGTGCACATGATCATGCGCCAGCCGGCCGAGGACATCGAGATCGCCGGGCAGCCGATCCGCGCGGGCAGCACCGTGACCTGCCTGATCGGCGCGGCCAACCGCGACCCGCGGCGGTTCTCGAACCCGGACGCGTTCGACATCTTCCGCGGCGACCTGCCGACCGAGACGGCGTTCTCCGCGGCGGCGAGCCACCTGTCCTTCGCGCTGGGACGGCACTTCTGCGTCGGCGCGCTGCTGGCCAAGTCGGAGATCGAGGTGGGTGTCGCGCAGCTGCTCGACGCCATGCCCGACCTGCGCCTGGACGAGGGCGCCGCGCCGGTCGAAAAGGGTGTGTTCACCCGTGGCCCGGCTTCGCTGCCGGTCCGGTTCACCGCCAACTGA
- a CDS encoding acyl-CoA thioesterase, translating into MVSYPHWQTVPLRWKDNDVYGHVNNVVHYSLMDTVINTWLITRGGLDITAGDVIGLCVESHCAYHASVAFPESLRIGLRVAHLGRSSVRYEIGMYSDSAEDLLVAEGHFVHVFVDRESRRPVEVAGKLRESLAELTTAAG; encoded by the coding sequence GTGGTGAGCTACCCGCACTGGCAGACGGTTCCGTTGCGCTGGAAGGACAACGACGTCTACGGGCACGTGAACAACGTCGTCCACTACTCCCTGATGGACACGGTGATCAACACCTGGCTGATCACCCGCGGCGGCCTGGACATCACCGCCGGCGACGTGATCGGGCTCTGCGTGGAGTCGCACTGCGCGTACCACGCGTCGGTCGCCTTCCCGGAATCGCTGCGGATCGGGCTGCGCGTCGCGCACCTCGGCCGCTCCAGCGTGCGGTACGAGATCGGCATGTACTCGGACTCGGCCGAAGACCTGCTGGTCGCCGAGGGCCACTTCGTGCACGTGTTCGTCGACCGGGAGTCCCGGCGCCCGGTCGAGGTGGCGGGGAAGCTGCGGGAGTCCCTGGCGGAACTCACCACCGCAGCCGGCTGA
- a CDS encoding hydroxyacid-oxoacid transhydrogenase, whose product MTSPEHETVFTYGAPALKYGTGASEEIGYDLTVYGARRVLVVTDPVVAATGWPARIAEGIAGYGIEAEVFDGVHVEPTDVSMQKAVDFARGTGPYDAFVAVGGGSSIDTAKAANLLTSNDGELMDYVNVPVGGGRAPAHPLKPLVAVPTTTGTGAESTTVCVLDVLSMRVKSGISHLRLRPTLAVVDPLLTVSQPAGVTAASGMDILCHAAESYTAKAYTDFTRKRPEERVPYCGANPLADMFAEKSLELLSWALPAAVRDGSDLKAREAMAMAATFAGLGFGNSGVHIPHANAYPIAGQVRDFHPEGYPSDEAMVPHGMAVSLTAPAAFRFTFDAAPERHLRVARLLAPDFVWDGDAAGHLPAVLINLMREIGIPSGIGAVGYTESDVDSLVSGTLKQQRLLAIAPRDATEEDLATILRDSVELW is encoded by the coding sequence TTGACGTCACCGGAACACGAAACCGTATTCACGTATGGCGCCCCGGCGCTGAAGTACGGCACCGGCGCCAGCGAGGAGATCGGCTACGACCTCACGGTGTACGGCGCCCGGCGCGTGCTCGTCGTGACCGACCCGGTGGTCGCGGCCACGGGCTGGCCGGCGCGGATCGCCGAGGGGATCGCCGGGTACGGCATCGAGGCCGAGGTCTTCGACGGCGTCCACGTCGAGCCCACCGACGTCAGCATGCAGAAGGCCGTCGACTTCGCGCGCGGCACCGGGCCGTACGACGCGTTCGTCGCGGTCGGCGGCGGCTCCAGCATCGACACGGCGAAGGCCGCGAACCTGCTGACCAGCAACGACGGCGAGCTGATGGACTACGTCAACGTGCCCGTCGGCGGCGGCCGCGCGCCCGCCCATCCGCTGAAGCCGCTGGTCGCGGTGCCGACCACCACCGGAACCGGCGCCGAGAGCACCACCGTGTGCGTGCTGGACGTGCTGTCGATGCGCGTGAAGAGCGGGATCAGCCACCTGCGGCTGCGCCCGACGCTGGCCGTCGTGGACCCGCTGCTGACGGTGTCGCAGCCCGCCGGCGTGACGGCCGCGAGCGGCATGGACATCCTGTGCCACGCGGCGGAGAGCTACACCGCCAAGGCGTACACGGACTTCACGCGCAAGCGCCCCGAGGAGCGCGTGCCCTACTGCGGCGCGAACCCGCTGGCGGACATGTTCGCGGAGAAGTCGCTGGAACTGCTGTCCTGGGCGCTGCCCGCGGCCGTCCGCGACGGGTCGGACCTGAAGGCGCGCGAGGCGATGGCGATGGCCGCGACGTTCGCGGGCCTCGGCTTCGGCAACTCCGGCGTGCACATCCCGCACGCCAACGCCTACCCCATCGCGGGCCAGGTCCGCGACTTTCACCCCGAGGGCTATCCGAGCGACGAAGCCATGGTCCCGCACGGCATGGCGGTTTCGCTGACGGCGCCGGCGGCGTTCCGCTTCACCTTCGACGCGGCGCCCGAGCGGCACCTGCGCGTCGCCCGCCTGCTCGCCCCGGACTTCGTGTGGGACGGCGACGCCGCCGGCCACCTGCCCGCGGTGCTGATCAACCTGATGCGGGAGATCGGCATCCCCTCCGGCATCGGCGCCGTCGGCTATACGGAGTCCGATGTGGACTCTCTGGTGTCGGGGACCCTTAAGCAGCAACGCCTCCTGGCGATCGCCCCGCGCGACGCCACCGAGGAGGACCTGGCCACGATCCTGCGCGACTCGGTAGAACTGTGGTGA